In one Umezawaea sp. Da 62-37 genomic region, the following are encoded:
- a CDS encoding LysR family transcriptional regulator, which translates to MRLELRHLHVVLAVAAAGSIRRAAMSLKIAQPGLTAQLRRIERTFGGQLFVRAPNGVELTDLGEHVVLRAQEVVDKFDDLCATARKIAERSQPASIQLGGVTGALIPQLVSAVREVLPEQDITSQMERTGEAVMDHVRTEKLDLAVMAEFARTPRQPPFGVLRRPLLTEPVFVALPAGHRLADRAELDLTDLSDEWWTMPEESVGGPRSTFQLTCEAAGFTPRFAHFGADLDTALELVRSENTVAGVHPTIHDVAGIVVKPLFGNPLHRRLVLVWPETSALADVIDRVHAGFIAGYLRHAQRSALYSRWWNAGGEEFARDSG; encoded by the coding sequence GTGCGATTAGAACTTCGTCATCTCCACGTCGTGCTGGCCGTCGCGGCGGCGGGCAGCATCAGGAGGGCGGCCATGTCGTTGAAGATCGCGCAACCGGGCCTCACGGCCCAGCTCAGGAGGATCGAGCGGACGTTCGGCGGCCAGCTGTTCGTGCGGGCGCCCAACGGCGTGGAGCTGACCGACCTCGGCGAGCACGTCGTCCTGCGCGCGCAGGAGGTCGTGGACAAGTTCGACGACCTGTGCGCGACCGCCCGCAAGATCGCGGAGCGGTCGCAGCCCGCGTCCATCCAGCTGGGCGGCGTGACCGGCGCGCTCATCCCGCAGCTGGTGTCCGCGGTGCGGGAAGTGTTGCCGGAACAGGACATCACCTCGCAGATGGAGCGGACCGGCGAGGCGGTGATGGATCACGTGCGCACGGAGAAGCTCGACCTGGCGGTCATGGCGGAGTTCGCGCGCACCCCGCGGCAACCGCCCTTCGGCGTGCTCCGGAGACCGCTGCTGACCGAACCCGTCTTCGTCGCGCTCCCCGCTGGACACCGCTTGGCCGACCGCGCCGAGCTCGACCTGACCGACCTGTCCGACGAGTGGTGGACCATGCCGGAGGAGTCGGTCGGCGGCCCCCGGTCGACGTTCCAGCTCACCTGCGAGGCGGCGGGCTTCACCCCCAGGTTCGCCCACTTCGGCGCGGACCTCGACACCGCGCTGGAACTCGTCCGTTCGGAGAACACCGTCGCGGGCGTCCACCCGACGATCCACGACGTCGCCGGAATCGTCGTCAAACCCCTCTTCGGGAATCCGCTGCACCGGCGCCTGGTTTTGGTGTGGCCGGAGACGTCCGCGTTGGCCGACGTGATCGACCGCGTCCACGCGGGATTCATCGCCGGATATTTGCGCCACGCGCAGCGCAGCGCGCTTTATTCGCGGTGGTGGAACGCGGGCGGCGAGGAATTCGCGCGGGATTCCGGATAA
- a CDS encoding M56 family metallopeptidase, which produces MFDHFAWSVLATPLLVVLGAHLMIDRLRPEAALRVFAWSAAVAAAASTVTLLLFAVKALVEVPAIAALGGLSAEAVVADTAHVPWVSWVSLAWVVLAAPMVAWRWHGRRAAVRAARGAVEGLESRGDLVTVADDRVAAFALPGLPRRIVVTTGMLEVLDERQRGALIAHERAHLAGDHHRLVWITRLAATAHPALWPVARQVAYLVERVADESAAAELGDRRHVARAIGVAALAAKADRGPLGTLMALGPAPGTVPRRVSALMAPRPRLNWPAVLLVLLAVGTVVWTGECARDFQELLELASTHAR; this is translated from the coding sequence ATGTTCGACCACTTCGCCTGGTCCGTGCTGGCGACCCCGCTGCTCGTGGTGCTCGGCGCGCACCTGATGATCGACCGGCTCCGCCCGGAAGCGGCGCTGCGGGTGTTCGCCTGGTCCGCCGCGGTCGCCGCCGCGGCGAGCACGGTGACGCTGCTGCTGTTCGCGGTCAAGGCGCTGGTCGAGGTGCCCGCCATCGCCGCGCTGGGCGGGCTGTCCGCCGAGGCGGTCGTCGCCGACACCGCCCACGTGCCCTGGGTCTCGTGGGTCTCGCTGGCATGGGTGGTGCTGGCCGCGCCGATGGTCGCGTGGCGCTGGCACGGCCGTCGCGCCGCGGTGCGCGCGGCCCGTGGCGCGGTCGAGGGCCTGGAGTCGCGGGGCGACCTGGTGACCGTGGCCGACGACCGGGTCGCCGCGTTCGCCCTGCCCGGCCTGCCGCGGCGGATCGTGGTGACCACCGGGATGCTCGAGGTGCTGGACGAGCGCCAGCGCGGTGCCCTGATCGCCCACGAACGCGCCCACCTGGCGGGCGACCACCACCGGCTGGTGTGGATCACCCGCCTGGCCGCCACCGCCCACCCCGCGCTGTGGCCGGTCGCCCGCCAGGTCGCCTACCTGGTCGAACGGGTGGCCGACGAGTCCGCCGCCGCGGAACTCGGCGACCGCCGCCACGTCGCCCGCGCCATCGGCGTCGCCGCCCTGGCGGCCAAGGCCGACCGCGGCCCGCTCGGCACCCTCATGGCGCTGGGCCCCGCTCCGGGCACGGTGCCCCGCCGCGTGTCGGCCCTGATGGCCCCGCGCCCGCGCCTGAACTGGCCCGCCGTCCTGCTGGTGCTGCTGGCCGTGGGCACGGTGGTGTGGACCGGCGAATGCGCCCGCGACTTCCAGGAGCTGCTGGAACTGGCCTCGACGCACGCGCGCTGA
- a CDS encoding BlaI/MecI/CopY family transcriptional regulator, with translation MSDGGTTEDAVPPSRRQPGALAAEVLTVLGASDSALTPAEVRDLLDPSGSLSYSTVVTTLTRLHDKKMATRVRDGRAFRYSAAAEPSALVAWRMRRLLDSDPDHASVLTRFVGSLNEKDERLLRDLLGKLD, from the coding sequence GTGAGCGACGGCGGCACGACCGAGGACGCGGTTCCACCCTCCCGACGCCAGCCCGGCGCACTGGCCGCCGAAGTCCTCACCGTGCTCGGTGCCAGCGACTCGGCGTTGACGCCCGCGGAGGTCCGCGACCTGCTCGACCCGTCCGGCTCGCTGTCCTACAGCACCGTGGTCACCACGCTGACCAGGTTGCACGACAAGAAGATGGCGACCCGCGTCCGCGACGGGCGGGCCTTCCGCTACTCCGCGGCCGCCGAACCGTCCGCCCTCGTCGCGTGGCGGATGCGCAGGCTGCTCGACAGCGACCCGGACCACGCCTCCGTGCTCACCCGGTTCGTCGGCTCGTTGAACGAGAAGGACGAGCGGCTGCTGCGGGACCTGCTCGGCAAGCTCGACTGA
- a CDS encoding GntR family transcriptional regulator — MPPKRAGFEEAVEWITRHVETGEWPLNSRIPSQDELIESLGVGRAVVRQAIRTMSANGVLESARGRGTFVRARTAVDAVLRDHLRDQPAARTLQLRRALEVEATGLAAAHRADEHLAILRASLVAPPQQCWTSTYQAASGRTDVALDVFHTTVFAASRNPLLTELHRCAVAALRFARLEPQSAVDRASDHARIFAAIDRGDVEAAHLAAAAHADRDSTAHE; from the coding sequence ATGCCGCCGAAACGGGCGGGCTTCGAAGAGGCCGTCGAGTGGATCACCAGGCACGTCGAGACCGGTGAGTGGCCGCTGAACTCGCGGATCCCCAGCCAGGACGAGCTGATCGAGTCCCTCGGCGTCGGCCGCGCGGTCGTCCGCCAAGCCATCAGGACCATGTCCGCCAACGGCGTGCTGGAGAGCGCGCGCGGCCGCGGGACCTTCGTCCGGGCGCGCACCGCCGTCGACGCGGTGCTCCGCGACCACCTGCGCGACCAGCCCGCGGCGCGGACGCTGCAACTGCGCAGGGCGCTGGAGGTCGAGGCCACCGGGCTCGCCGCCGCCCACCGCGCCGACGAGCACCTGGCGATCCTGCGCGCCTCCCTCGTCGCGCCGCCGCAGCAGTGCTGGACGTCGACCTACCAGGCCGCGAGCGGCCGGACCGACGTCGCGCTGGACGTCTTCCACACCACCGTTTTCGCCGCCTCCCGCAACCCGCTGCTCACCGAACTCCACCGGTGCGCCGTCGCCGCCCTGCGGTTCGCCCGGCTGGAACCGCAGTCCGCGGTGGACCGCGCTTCCGACCACGCGCGGATCTTCGCCGCGATCGACCGCGGCGACGTCGAGGCGGCCCACCTCGCCGCCGCCGCGCACGCCGACCGCGACTCCACCGCCCACGAATAA
- a CDS encoding diguanylate cyclase domain-containing protein → MAPDLLEFARRWAATLRGVDAGGAELETMVVRLARELRRTGESAVRHADERFAAFYRTCPTAVVLTDPTGAIAAANPSFLRLVGLPDEKVLIGDHISGIGAAEGDRTALREALDDLGDAAGNPVLDDIEIGGADDTTRRVRMSVTTLPDEGAAHPIFMFEDMHELRLLQETFEYQSLHDSVTGLPNAAHFRSKLEAMTGTGTVERIALLHLDIDGFKVVSDGLGIVVAQRVLRGVAGALRLVFAGHGAFIARLYGDVFAVALRGDPTSTTVVELTERAIAELAKPVQVGGGIGVGVSASVGIVLADLPGAARTDMMRSAEMALHRAKELGKAQWVLFDPAAGKAFRERYRLAAAIAGAMENGEMTVAYQPHVVLPDGQVVTSLNAALRWDHPELGRLKSDVFYPLAETTGLTVALGRYLLAEALRTTADWRTRFGPDIPMVCLTLPQRMAVDGDLVGIVLAELARNDLDPRDLMLCTDSPSLLDERGDLIESIGHLAGLGVLFILNITGLTDLELLPALGVPAPAVMLIGAIVDVLDTDDPPEWAKRNVRQLVERAEELGVKVGAYGVDSQQHAEVLFGLGVVVGTGPYLPEHVTREEAEVWIGRSYPMG, encoded by the coding sequence GTGGCACCGGATCTGCTGGAGTTCGCCCGCCGCTGGGCGGCGACCCTGCGCGGCGTCGACGCCGGGGGTGCCGAGCTGGAGACCATGGTCGTCAGGCTCGCGCGGGAACTCAGGAGAACCGGGGAAAGCGCTGTCCGCCACGCCGACGAGCGGTTCGCCGCGTTCTACCGGACCTGCCCCACCGCCGTGGTGCTCACCGATCCGACCGGGGCGATCGCCGCGGCCAACCCGTCGTTCCTGCGGCTGGTGGGCCTGCCGGACGAGAAGGTCCTGATCGGGGACCACATCTCGGGGATCGGCGCCGCCGAAGGCGATCGGACCGCGTTGCGCGAGGCGCTCGACGACCTCGGCGACGCGGCCGGGAACCCGGTGCTCGACGACATCGAGATCGGCGGGGCCGACGACACGACCAGGCGGGTGCGGATGTCGGTCACGACGTTGCCGGACGAGGGCGCCGCGCACCCGATCTTCATGTTCGAGGACATGCACGAGCTGCGCCTGCTGCAGGAGACCTTCGAGTACCAGAGCCTGCACGACTCGGTGACCGGACTGCCGAACGCCGCGCACTTCCGCTCCAAGCTGGAGGCCATGACCGGCACCGGCACGGTGGAGCGGATCGCCCTGCTGCACCTGGACATCGACGGGTTCAAGGTCGTCAGCGACGGGCTCGGCATCGTCGTCGCCCAGCGCGTGCTGCGCGGTGTCGCGGGCGCGCTGCGGCTGGTGTTCGCGGGCCACGGCGCGTTCATCGCCCGGCTGTACGGCGACGTGTTCGCCGTGGCGCTGCGCGGCGATCCCACCTCGACGACCGTGGTGGAGCTGACCGAGCGCGCGATCGCCGAACTCGCCAAGCCCGTCCAGGTCGGCGGCGGCATCGGGGTGGGGGTGAGCGCCAGCGTCGGCATCGTGCTGGCCGACCTGCCCGGCGCCGCGCGCACCGACATGATGCGTTCGGCGGAAATGGCCCTGCACCGGGCGAAGGAGCTCGGCAAGGCCCAGTGGGTGCTGTTCGACCCCGCCGCGGGCAAGGCCTTCCGCGAGCGCTACCGGCTCGCCGCGGCCATCGCGGGCGCGATGGAGAACGGCGAGATGACCGTCGCCTACCAACCGCACGTGGTGCTGCCCGACGGGCAGGTCGTGACCTCGCTCAACGCCGCGCTGCGCTGGGACCACCCCGAGCTCGGCCGGTTGAAGTCGGACGTGTTCTACCCGCTGGCCGAGACCACCGGCCTGACCGTGGCCCTGGGCCGGTACCTGCTCGCCGAGGCGCTGCGCACCACGGCGGACTGGCGGACCAGGTTCGGCCCGGACATCCCGATGGTGTGCCTGACGCTGCCGCAGCGGATGGCCGTCGACGGCGACCTCGTGGGCATCGTCCTGGCGGAACTCGCCCGCAACGACCTCGACCCGCGCGACCTCATGCTGTGCACGGACAGCCCGTCGCTGCTGGACGAGCGCGGCGACCTCATCGAGTCCATCGGCCACCTGGCGGGCCTCGGCGTGCTGTTCATCCTCAACATCACCGGGCTGACGGACCTGGAACTGCTGCCCGCGCTGGGGGTTCCCGCGCCCGCGGTGATGCTGATCGGCGCGATCGTCGACGTGCTGGACACCGACGACCCGCCGGAGTGGGCCAAGCGCAACGTCCGCCAACTCGTCGAGCGGGCCGAGGAACTGGGTGTCAAGGTCGGCGCGTACGGAGTGGACTCCCAGCAGCACGCCGAGGTGCTCTTCGGGCTCGGCGTCGTGGTCGGTACAGGCCCCTACCTGCCGGAGCACGTCACCCGCGAGGAGGCGGAGGTCTGGATCGGCCGCAGCTACCCGATGGGGTAG
- a CDS encoding TOBE domain-containing protein, which translates to MRLSTRNQLTGTVASIKDGAVMAVVTVDLDGGQQVTASITMDAVADLGLRVGQPVTALVKSTEVMIGVE; encoded by the coding sequence GTGCGACTGTCCACCCGCAACCAGCTGACCGGAACCGTGGCGTCGATCAAGGACGGTGCGGTCATGGCCGTGGTGACCGTGGACCTCGACGGCGGGCAGCAGGTGACCGCGTCGATCACCATGGACGCCGTGGCCGATCTCGGCCTGCGGGTCGGGCAGCCGGTGACGGCGCTGGTGAAGTCGACCGAGGTCATGATCGGCGTCGAGTAG
- a CDS encoding MucR family transcriptional regulator: protein MTLAEHAPIGSVVHEGDRVLCHVCGRWFKSVLAHLRAHGTDDLAYRGEFGLERNAPLEGASTRRRRADALRRRRETDPAVRAWCAEGEHRARSGALTEAAAQAARGRRHPEQRRRKTLRSLASISPEARNDGIRRHALVRLRTVAAKAAAELGFPDVGALVTDRVLAGHSLAAISREAGLHKDWLSRHLRTVDPDTAAAIAEHARVRRLDAPWLPVLAELGFGGVPEYLRDRHLRQARSVQAVAAETGLSRTAVQTALTRHGLTRVSHATSRRRVRDGAAAVAERFGHPDVAAYLADRRAAGLSWKTIAAECGRSQSWVRRRAGLIR, encoded by the coding sequence GTGACCCTCGCCGAGCACGCGCCGATCGGTTCGGTCGTGCACGAGGGCGACCGGGTCCTGTGCCACGTGTGCGGCCGCTGGTTCAAGTCCGTGCTCGCCCACCTGCGCGCGCACGGCACGGACGACCTCGCCTACCGCGGGGAGTTCGGCCTGGAGCGCAACGCCCCGCTGGAGGGCGCGAGCACCCGGCGGCGCCGTGCCGACGCGCTGCGCAGGCGGCGGGAGACCGACCCCGCCGTCCGGGCGTGGTGCGCGGAAGGTGAGCACCGCGCCCGTTCCGGCGCGCTGACCGAGGCCGCCGCCCAGGCCGCGCGCGGGCGCAGGCACCCCGAGCAGCGGCGCCGCAAGACGTTGCGCTCGCTCGCCTCGATCTCACCGGAAGCGCGCAACGACGGCATCCGGCGGCACGCGCTCGTCCGGCTCCGCACCGTCGCGGCCAAGGCCGCCGCCGAACTCGGCTTCCCCGACGTCGGCGCGCTGGTCACCGACCGGGTCCTGGCCGGGCACAGCCTCGCCGCGATCAGCCGCGAGGCCGGACTGCACAAGGACTGGCTGTCCCGCCACCTGAGGACCGTCGACCCCGACACGGCGGCCGCGATCGCCGAGCACGCCCGCGTCCGCCGCCTCGACGCCCCGTGGCTGCCGGTCCTCGCCGAGCTGGGTTTCGGCGGCGTGCCGGAGTACCTGCGCGACCGGCACCTGCGCCAGGCCCGCTCGGTGCAGGCCGTCGCCGCCGAGACCGGACTGAGCCGCACCGCCGTGCAGACCGCGTTGACCAGGCACGGCCTCACCCGCGTCTCCCACGCGACCTCGCGCCGCCGGGTCCGGGACGGAGCCGCGGCCGTGGCGGAGCGGTTCGGCCACCCCGACGTCGCCGCCTACCTCGCCGACCGCCGCGCGGCGGGCCTGAGCTGGAAGACGATCGCCGCCGAGTGCGGCCGGTCGCAGTCCTGGGTGCGCAGGCGCGCGGGTCTCATCCGCTGA
- the tsaA gene encoding tRNA (N6-threonylcarbamoyladenosine(37)-N6)-methyltransferase TrmO: MRRVGRVDTCPLTVVGVARTARTTKADTPVQAGLNRAEHGAVHVAEEFAEGLAELDGFDYAWLVSWLDRHGETGEAPLVQVPYLLRRTPRPVGLFATRSPRRVNPIGLSLVRLLGVEGTTVRFAGVDLLDGTPIVDIKPYVAAFDLPPGEPRCGWVDEVALAEGATPASLDPR, translated from the coding sequence GTGCGCAGGGTCGGGCGGGTGGATACCTGCCCGTTGACGGTCGTCGGTGTCGCCCGCACCGCCAGGACGACCAAGGCGGACACGCCCGTGCAGGCCGGTCTCAACCGGGCCGAACACGGTGCCGTGCACGTCGCGGAGGAGTTCGCCGAGGGTCTGGCGGAGTTGGACGGCTTCGACTACGCGTGGCTGGTGAGCTGGCTCGACCGGCATGGCGAGACCGGGGAGGCGCCGTTGGTCCAGGTCCCGTACCTGCTGCGCCGCACCCCTCGTCCGGTTGGGCTGTTCGCGACCCGCAGCCCGCGCCGGGTCAACCCGATCGGACTCAGCCTGGTGCGGCTGCTGGGCGTGGAGGGCACGACTGTGCGGTTCGCGGGTGTGGACCTGCTTGACGGGACGCCGATCGTCGACATCAAGCCCTACGTCGCCGCCTTCGACCTGCCGCCCGGTGAGCCGCGGTGCGGCTGGGTCGACGAGGTCGCGCTGGCCGAGGGTGCCACGCCCGCCTCCCTCGACCCGCGCTGA
- a CDS encoding squalene cyclase yields the protein MVSGDLTTWLLDSDPALRWQVERDLVGAPPEVWRATRAEVATEGFGARLLALQDPDGQWAGGAFFPAPAPDAPKEEGQPWTATTWTLNSLREWGLDAAVPRGRRTVELLEENCRWEYEELPYWGGEVDCCINSWTVSNGLWLGADVTGVVDWFVEHRLPDGGWNCEWVEGSTRSSFHSTLNALKALLDHEIATGGTEATRAARRSGEEYLLRRDLLRRLSTGEPVGPWVNRFAYPMRWAYNALNATDYFRRATAFDGTAPDPRIADAVDLVRAARLPDGTWLQGEVQPGRIWFEVDVPAGEPSKWLTLHGTRVLTWWDAAAG from the coding sequence ATGGTTTCCGGCGACCTGACCACGTGGCTGCTCGACTCCGACCCCGCGCTGCGCTGGCAGGTCGAACGCGACCTGGTGGGCGCGCCGCCCGAGGTGTGGCGGGCGACGCGGGCGGAGGTCGCGACCGAGGGCTTCGGCGCGCGGCTGCTCGCGCTCCAGGACCCCGACGGCCAGTGGGCGGGCGGCGCGTTCTTCCCCGCGCCCGCGCCCGACGCGCCGAAGGAGGAGGGGCAGCCGTGGACGGCCACGACGTGGACGCTCAACTCCTTGCGCGAGTGGGGCTTGGACGCCGCCGTCCCGCGTGGGCGCCGCACCGTCGAACTGCTGGAGGAGAACTGCCGCTGGGAGTACGAGGAGCTGCCCTACTGGGGCGGCGAGGTCGACTGCTGCATCAACTCCTGGACCGTCTCCAACGGGCTGTGGCTGGGCGCCGACGTCACCGGCGTCGTCGACTGGTTCGTCGAGCACCGGCTGCCCGACGGCGGCTGGAACTGCGAGTGGGTGGAGGGTTCGACGCGCTCCTCGTTCCACTCGACCCTCAACGCCCTCAAGGCGCTGCTCGACCACGAGATCGCGACCGGCGGCACCGAGGCGACCCGTGCCGCCCGCCGCTCCGGCGAGGAGTACCTCCTGCGGCGCGACCTCCTGCGCAGGCTCTCGACCGGTGAACCCGTGGGCCCGTGGGTGAACCGCTTCGCCTACCCGATGCGCTGGGCCTACAACGCGCTCAACGCGACCGACTACTTCCGCCGGGCCACCGCGTTCGACGGCACCGCGCCCGACCCGCGGATCGCCGACGCGGTCGACCTGGTCCGCGCCGCCCGCCTGCCCGACGGCACGTGGCTCCAGGGCGAGGTGCAGCCGGGCCGGATCTGGTTCGAGGTCGACGTGCCCGCGGGCGAACCGTCGAAGTGGCTGACCCTGCACGGCACGCGCGTCCTCACCTGGTGGGACGCCGCCGCGGGCTGA
- a CDS encoding alpha/beta fold hydrolase yields the protein MTEILGGVAWGSAADSVPAVAGRSGLGDAGEMFEDFESKQIEVDGASIFTRFGGRGTPVLLLHGHPRTSATWHRVAPKLVAAGFAVVCPDLRGYGRSRGPAFTADHEGYSKRVVAGDAVAVMRSLGHERFLLAGHDRGGAVALRLVLDHPEAVSRVAFVDCLPISEHLSRITAKFATQWWHWFFFAQPDIPERVITADPDRWYRGDPRVMGQENHDEWREAMRRPDVVRAMLEDYRAGLAIDRYHEEADRSAGRRIGCPALALWSLKDDLEDLYGDPLRIWRDWAPDVRGHGIDSGHHVAEEAPDALADSLAEFFLDGRG from the coding sequence TTGACGGAAATCCTCGGCGGGGTGGCGTGGGGCAGTGCTGCCGACTCCGTGCCGGCGGTCGCGGGCCGGTCGGGGTTGGGCGATGCTGGCGAGATGTTCGAGGACTTCGAGTCGAAGCAGATCGAGGTGGACGGGGCATCCATCTTCACCCGGTTCGGGGGACGGGGGACGCCGGTGCTGCTGCTGCACGGGCACCCCCGGACCTCGGCGACCTGGCACCGGGTCGCGCCGAAGCTGGTCGCGGCGGGGTTCGCGGTCGTGTGCCCCGATCTCCGCGGTTACGGCCGGTCGCGCGGACCGGCCTTCACCGCCGATCACGAGGGCTACTCGAAGCGGGTCGTGGCCGGGGACGCGGTGGCCGTGATGCGGTCGTTGGGGCACGAGCGGTTCTTGCTCGCCGGGCACGATCGCGGTGGCGCGGTGGCGCTGCGCCTGGTGCTCGACCACCCCGAGGCGGTGTCGCGGGTCGCGTTCGTGGACTGCCTGCCGATCAGCGAGCACCTGTCGCGCATCACCGCGAAGTTCGCCACGCAGTGGTGGCACTGGTTCTTCTTCGCCCAGCCCGACATCCCCGAGCGGGTGATCACCGCGGATCCGGATCGCTGGTACCGCGGCGATCCGCGGGTGATGGGGCAGGAGAACCACGACGAGTGGCGGGAGGCTATGAGGAGGCCCGACGTGGTGCGGGCGATGTTGGAGGACTACCGCGCGGGCCTGGCCATCGACCGCTACCACGAGGAGGCCGATCGGAGCGCGGGCAGGCGGATCGGGTGCCCGGCACTGGCCCTGTGGTCGCTGAAGGACGACCTCGAGGACCTGTACGGCGATCCGCTGCGGATCTGGCGGGACTGGGCGCCCGACGTGCGCGGGCACGGGATCGACTCCGGGCACCACGTGGCGGAGGAGGCGCCGGACGCGCTGGCCGACTCGCTGGCGGAGTTCTTCCTGGACGGGCGCGGGTGA
- a CDS encoding M6 family metalloprotease domain-containing protein yields the protein MHRTRVRRGHRRPALLITALLSVAALTAGNAGVTAAPLDEPSHHWQLDHWPQQQPWQQSRDSARVAAQAGFPVPVDPQNWVNPDHMTWERDYRKIPGTDWADPSTRGSVRNFKGALVLLDYPNQPFVVTQPARSTVFGNPSAEASGVPRDQVAGFYQDFLNKPNGINRGHTVNEYWMEDSGGRYGVDLTGFGPYTMPGKDHEYAMEFQGGTACPAGDTCNRNIRTDGNAAWLADVGAEVPKGYDFVYFLSAGQDESGTWQEFGMMKFPTKEDVTDEFGPPDPALPNWSRTRYVDWTSWAAGSSIWPNAGGGSSTQAESSGQGVYAHELSHLLGIGDNYGNPYGSPPRRDYNGIWDMLSRGSFNGPGGPHSRWVVPATAGGSMGSQHMLRNKIKLGIVDERNVLRLSREALADSGLVVAQVTARTVQSGPDGLAGVNIALGTGDLSPACDIRTDPFCDGGGYQNYTVEVVDRMGVDSFTPDAGVLLAKTKNEDQAPFAWVVDANPQDIGMTDYVLPDGTAVPITVGDYRQLSDALFHAGTNSGSEYEYVDQANRLHFYVLDVERDGQGVLSYTVAIRSLDGASPRQRGVRVMPAIGRTGSDGVATCRFPLLNTGRAAAPAGQHPEPVAQYLDGDVYRVSAKAAGSGWSVVVPNALATAKSGGRVEVPVHAKRNGGPPVSKVTLTATSESDPTKTATASCTVVGR from the coding sequence ATGCACCGCACACGCGTCCGTCGTGGGCACCGGCGCCCCGCCCTGCTGATCACCGCGCTGCTCTCGGTCGCCGCGCTCACCGCCGGCAACGCCGGGGTGACCGCCGCTCCCCTCGACGAGCCGTCGCACCACTGGCAGCTCGACCACTGGCCGCAGCAGCAACCGTGGCAGCAGTCCCGCGACTCCGCCCGCGTGGCGGCGCAAGCCGGGTTCCCCGTCCCCGTCGACCCGCAGAACTGGGTCAACCCCGACCACATGACGTGGGAGCGGGACTACCGGAAGATCCCCGGCACCGACTGGGCCGACCCGTCGACCAGGGGTTCGGTGCGCAACTTCAAGGGCGCGCTGGTCCTGCTGGACTACCCGAACCAGCCGTTCGTCGTGACGCAGCCCGCGCGGTCGACGGTGTTCGGCAACCCCAGCGCCGAGGCGAGCGGCGTCCCGCGCGACCAGGTCGCCGGGTTCTACCAGGACTTCCTCAACAAGCCGAACGGCATCAACCGCGGCCACACCGTGAACGAGTACTGGATGGAGGACTCCGGCGGGCGCTACGGCGTCGACCTGACCGGGTTCGGCCCGTACACGATGCCGGGCAAGGACCACGAGTACGCCATGGAGTTCCAGGGCGGCACCGCCTGCCCCGCGGGCGACACGTGCAACCGCAACATCCGCACCGACGGCAACGCCGCCTGGCTCGCCGACGTCGGCGCGGAAGTGCCCAAGGGGTACGACTTCGTCTACTTCCTGTCCGCGGGCCAGGACGAGTCCGGGACGTGGCAGGAGTTCGGGATGATGAAGTTCCCGACCAAGGAGGACGTGACCGACGAGTTCGGCCCGCCCGACCCCGCCCTGCCGAACTGGTCGCGCACCCGCTACGTCGACTGGACGTCGTGGGCCGCGGGCTCCAGCATCTGGCCCAACGCCGGCGGCGGCTCGTCCACGCAGGCCGAAAGCTCCGGTCAGGGCGTGTACGCGCACGAGCTGAGCCACCTGCTCGGCATCGGCGACAACTACGGCAACCCCTACGGCAGTCCGCCGCGCCGCGACTACAACGGCATCTGGGACATGCTGTCGCGCGGCTCGTTCAACGGTCCCGGCGGCCCGCACTCCCGCTGGGTCGTCCCGGCGACCGCGGGCGGGTCCATGGGCTCGCAGCACATGCTCCGCAACAAGATCAAGCTCGGCATCGTCGACGAGCGCAACGTGCTGCGGCTGTCCAGGGAGGCGCTGGCCGACTCCGGCCTGGTCGTCGCGCAGGTCACCGCCCGCACCGTCCAGTCGGGGCCCGACGGGCTGGCGGGCGTCAACATCGCGCTCGGCACCGGCGACCTCTCGCCCGCCTGCGACATCCGGACCGACCCGTTCTGCGACGGCGGCGGGTACCAGAACTACACCGTCGAGGTCGTGGACCGGATGGGCGTCGACTCGTTCACGCCGGACGCCGGCGTGCTGCTGGCCAAGACCAAGAACGAGGACCAGGCGCCGTTCGCGTGGGTCGTGGACGCCAATCCGCAGGACATCGGCATGACCGACTACGTCCTGCCGGACGGGACCGCCGTGCCCATCACGGTCGGCGACTACCGGCAACTGTCGGACGCCCTGTTCCACGCGGGCACGAACTCCGGCAGCGAGTACGAGTACGTCGACCAGGCCAACCGGCTGCACTTCTACGTGCTGGACGTCGAACGTGACGGCCAGGGCGTCCTGTCCTACACGGTGGCCATCCGCTCGCTGGACGGCGCGAGCCCGCGGCAGCGCGGCGTCCGGGTGATGCCGGCGATCGGCCGCACCGGCTCGGACGGCGTGGCGACGTGCCGGTTCCCGCTGCTCAACACCGGTCGCGCCGCCGCTCCCGCCGGGCAGCACCCGGAGCCCGTCGCCCAGTACCTCGACGGCGACGTGTACCGGGTGTCGGCGAAGGCGGCGGGGAGCGGCTGGTCCGTCGTGGTGCCCAACGCCCTCGCGACCGCGAAGTCCGGCGGCCGGGTGGAGGTGCCCGTGCACGCGAAGCGCAACGGTGGTCCGCCGGTGTCGAAGGTGACCCTCACGGCCACGTCGGAAAGCGATCCGACCAAGACCGCGACCGCCTCCTGCACCGTGGTCGGGAGGTGA